In a genomic window of Erigeron canadensis isolate Cc75 chromosome 5, C_canadensis_v1, whole genome shotgun sequence:
- the LOC122600751 gene encoding protein FIZZY-RELATED 2-like, with protein MDSDSNSKIFNQSSLSSSSSSNSQTLQTPTKTSQSISNIYYHPSPSRPIYSDRFIPCRSSSNFALFNISTPPAKAVENGRSGEESSSSAAYKSLLRTALFGSDLGFAPPSTPDKKCGFPVSNSVNRNIFRFKTETRQSMHSLFPLGFDDHFIPGVSQTPVKAPRKVPRSPYKVLDAPALQDDFYLNLVDWSSQNVLAVGLGNCVYLWNACSSKVTKLCDLGNDDSVCSVGWAQRGTNLAVGTSNGKVQIWDAARCKRVRTMEGHRLRVGALAWNSSILSSGSRDKSILQRDPRAQEDFVSKLSGHKSEVCGLKWSYDNRELASGGNDNRLLVWNLHSTQPVLKYCEHTAAVKAIAWSPHLHGLLASGGGTADRCIRFWNTTTNSHLSCMDTGSQVCNLVWSKNVNELVSTHGYSQNQIIVWRYPTMSKLATLTGHTYRVLYLAISPDGQTIVTGAGDETLRFWNVFPSPKSQNTESEIGASSFGRTYIR; from the exons ATGGATTCCGATTCCAATTCCAAGATTTTCAAccaatcatcattatcatcatcttcttcatcaaattcaCAAACTTTACAAACACCCACAAAAACCTCACAATCAATTTCCAATATTTATTACCACCCATCACCATCTCGCCCTATTTACAGCGACCGGTTTATCCCATGCCGATCATCTTCCAATTTTGCCCTTTTCAACATCTCAACGCCGCCGGCGAAAGCCGTAGAAAATGGCCGGTCCGGTGAAGAATCTTCATCTTCTGCTGCTTATAAGTCCCTTTTGAGAACTGCATTGTTTGGTTCGGATCTGGGGTTTGCCCCACCAAGTACCCCTGATAAGAAATGCGGTTTTCCGGTTTCGAATTCGGTTAATCGGAATATTTTTCGGTTTAAAACTGAGACTAGACAGTCTATGCATTCTTTGTTTCCTTTGGGATTTGATGATCATTTTATTCCTGGTGTTAGTCAAACTCCTGTCAAAGCTCCAAGAAAAGTTCCAAGATCTCCTTATAAG GTTTTGGATGCACCAGCATTGCAagatgatttttatttaaatcttgTTGATTGGTCTTCTCAGAATGTGTTGGCTGTTGGATTGGGGAATTGTGTTTATTTATGGAATGCTTGTAGTAGTAAG GTGACGAAATTGTGTGATCTGGGAAACGATGATAGTGTGTGTTCGGTTGGGTGGGCGCAACGGGGGACTAATCTTGCTGTTGGGACTAGCAATGGGAAAGTTCAG ATCTGGGATGCCGCTCGTTGTAAGAGAGTAAGAACCATGGAAGGACATAGATTACGTGTTGGAGCACTGGCTTGGAATTCATCTATTTTATCTTCAGGAAGTCGAGATAAAAGTATTCTTCAACGAGATCCACGTGCACAAGAAGATTTTGTTAGTAAGTTAAGCGGTCATAAATCAGAG GTCTGTGGACTCAAGTGGTCTTATGATAATCGTGAATTAGCATCAGGTGGAAATGATAACAGG CTTTTAGTCTGGAACCTACATTCAACACAACCTGTTTTAAAATACTGTGAACATACGGCTGCTGTGAAAGCAATTGCCTGGTCGCCACATCTTCATGGACTCTTGGCATCTGGTGGAGGTACTGCAGATCGATGCATTCGCTTTTGGAACACAACCACCAATTCTCATCTGAGCTGCATGGATACTGGTAGCCAG GTATGCAATCTTGTGTGgtcaaagaatgtcaacgaacTTGTGAGCACCCATGGATATTCCCAAAACCAGATTATTGTTTGGAGATACCCTACAATGTCAAAG CTGGCAACACTTACTGGGCACACTTACAGAGTCCTTTATCTTGCAATCTCACCCGATGGGCAG ACAATTGTGACGGGAGCCGGAGATGAAACACTTAGATTTTGGAATGTGTTTCCTTCGCCTAAATCTCAG AATACGGAGAGTGAAATTGGTGCATCATCTTTTGGCAGAACGTACATACGCTAA